From Ignavibacterium sp.:
GCACAATTACCTGTGCACCTCTTCCTAAAGCTGCAGCGGCGGCAGTAACACCGACAACACCAGCGCCCAGAATTACAACAGCTGCAGGTGCAACACCTGTAATTCCACCGAGCAATATGCCACGTCCACCTTTACTGAATGTTTCAAGTTGTCTTTCAGCATTCTGAATAGCAAGCTGACCGGCAATTTCACTCATCGAATGAAGTACAGGTAACCGGTTATCCTGTTCAATCAGCTCATAACCAATGGCAGTGATTCTTTTACGAAGCAATGTGTCCAGTACTTTTCTCTTCCCAACAGCGAGATGAAGGAATGAAAAGAGTATCTGATTTTCCTGAAGCATTTCTGCTTCCTGTTCACTTAATGGTGCAACTTTCACAACAACTTCAGCTCGTCCGAAAACTTCTTCAGCAGAATAAACAATTTGTGCCCCGATTTTTCTATACTCTTCGTCGAGGAAATGACTTCCTTCTCCAGCACCACTTTGGATATAAACTGTATGTCCAGCCCGAACGAGTGCATCAACACCAGCAGGTGTGAGTGCTACTCTTTTTTCTTCGAACTGTGTCTCTTTTGGAATGCCAAATCTCATAGCTAAATCTTTTTATTTTTGTTTGTAAATATACTAAATGTTAATGTCCGAAAATTCAGTTAACTGGAGTGAGTGGATTTTTTCCGCTTAAAACTGCAATAACATTTTTTGCTGCTAATTCTGACATTGCATTTCTTGCTTCGTGAGTCGCACTTCCGATGTGTGGAAGTAAAACAACATTATCAAGTTTTAATAATTCCGGATTTATATCTGGTTCATTTTCATAAACATCGAAGCCAGCTGAAAATATTTTTCTCTCGCGAAGTATTTCAATCAGATATTTTTCATCAACTACTTCTCCTCTTGCAGTGTTTATAAAAATTGCATTCCGTTTCATTAAATCAAGCATCTCTGAGTTTATCAGATTTTTGGTTTTATTGGTTAGTGGAACATGTAATGAAATGATATCGG
This genomic window contains:
- the ald gene encoding alanine dehydrogenase, producing MRFGIPKETQFEEKRVALTPAGVDALVRAGHTVYIQSGAGEGSHFLDEEYRKIGAQIVYSAEEVFGRAEVVVKVAPLSEQEAEMLQENQILFSFLHLAVGKRKVLDTLLRKRITAIGYELIEQDNRLPVLHSMSEIAGQLAIQNAERQLETFSKGGRGILLGGITGVAPAAVVILGAGVVGVTAAAAALGRGAQVIVLDKDLNRLRQIDVNFRKRITTVVANPYTISRGVKFADVFIGAVLIKGEKAPHLVTEEMVKQMKKGAVIVDVSIDQGGCVETSHITTLSDPVYIMHDVIHYCVPNMPALVSRTASYGLNNASLEYLMNIAENGLTNALLSDAGLAKGVCTHNGYCSNESIAHNFNIEFRKLHLFSTN